A window of Magnetococcales bacterium genomic DNA:
CGGGATGTGACGGCGCGTCGCGAAGGCGAGGAACGTCTCAAACACATGGCTTTCCATGATCCGCTGACCGGTTTGCCGAATCGGCAGTTGTTTCTGGATCGCCTGGAGCAGGCCATCATCCAGGGACGGCGGCATCGGCAATGGGTGGCTGTTCTCTACTTCGACCTGGATCGTTTCAAGGCTATCAACGACACCCTCGGGCATGCCATTGGCGATCTGCTTTTGCAACAGGTGGCCCGGCGGCTGGTCTCCTGTGTCCGGGAGAGTGACACCGTGGCCCGGCTCGGTGGTGATGAATTCACCGCCATCCTGACCAATGTGACCCGATCCGCCGACATTCTGCAAATTTCCCAGAACATGCTGAATTCACTCAGCCAGAAATTTATTCTGGAAGAACACGAACTGACCGTGACCACGAGTATCGGCATCAGTTTCTTTCCCATGGACGGAGAAGAACCCAGCGAGTTGGTCAAAAAAGCGGATGCCGCGCTGTACAAGGCCAAACACGCTGGACGCAACAATATCCAGTTTGCCTCCAAACGCCCGACTGCCGAGCAGCTCAGCGCCTCTTGAATATCAAAATTTGATGCTTCCTTCCCGCAACATGCGCCCGCAGATCGATAACGCGCACTTGCAGATCGATCATTTCTTCTCTTTTGAAGTTGCAAAAATGTCGTCAATTGATTTGGCATCCAGGATTTTGTCACTCCATTGCTTCAGGGTGGTGAGATTGGCGGTTTTCATTGTGTCATGAAGAGATTTGGGCAATGGACCAAACCGTTGTTGGAGCAACCGAAGTAAAACCTCCGCAATACCGTCCTTGCGACCTTTCTTGCGGCCTGTCTCTTCACCAATGCGTTCCACACTTGAGATATAGGGCATTTTCTGGTTCTCCTCGAATTCAAGAATCTCATGCCGAAATTGCTTGTCAATGTTTTTCGGCAAGTTGAGTACCCAGTCGATGAAGCGAAAAATATCAATAACTTGTTGACGACTGAACCCCCGTTTGTACAAACTCCGGACCAGTGTTAATTTTGCCTGATAGCGATCCGTCGGTCGATTTCTGGTTTTTTTGGCATGCAGATGTGCCAGCGTGACGACAGAAAACGGGTTGTCGGAATTTTCCAATTCGGTTTGATGTTCCAGATAATCGAGCAGTTTGACCGTGAAAAACTGGTAAGTCAGGCTTTTTCCCCACAGTGTACGGCTGTACTCCGAGGGACGCCAGCCGATTTCTTCATCGGCCAGAATGGCCAAGCCAACCACGGGTTTTTGTTGCAAATCATAAGCCCGATACTGGCAGGTATACATCCTGGCCGCAAATTCGGGTACCCGGTCTCCTTGCACTTCGATATGGATCAAAACCCAATGTTCGCTGCCATTGCGTTGCCATACCTTGACCAGCTTGTCCATGTGCCGATTGCCAATTATTGCCTCACGGGTAATCCTGGCCAACTCCGTATCCAAAAATTCGTAGCCGCGATCCCAATCAATGTCGTCATGCGCAATCGGCAAAAAAAAGGCCAGGAAATCCTTGAAATAGGCCTCAAGAATGTCTTTCCATGGGGTGTCAAAGGAGTCTTTGGGGGGCTTTGACTGGCGTTTTGGCATGACAAGCGATTCTGTGATCACCCCATGGT
This region includes:
- a CDS encoding DUF4351 domain-containing protein, giving the protein MPKRQSKPPKDSFDTPWKDILEAYFKDFLAFFLPIAHDDIDWDRGYEFLDTELARITREAIIGNRHMDKLVKVWQRNGSEHWVLIHIEVQGDRVPEFAARMYTCQYRAYDLQQKPVVGLAILADEEIGWRPSEYSRTLWGKSLTYQFFTVKLLDYLEHQTELENSDNPFSVVTLAHLHAKKTRNRPTDRYQAKLTLVRSLYKRGFSRQQVIDIFRFIDWVLNLPKNIDKQFRHEILEFEENQKMPYISSVERIGEETGRKKGRKDGIAEVLLRLLQQRFGPLPKSLHDTMKTANLTTLKQWSDKILDAKSIDDIFATSKEKK